From a single Sphingobium lignivorans genomic region:
- a CDS encoding head completion/stabilization protein, which yields MSGFIASPPAPASPPGSTVAAGDFWPEIDVNLFRDAMRIGNQAIPHARVSEALIGGIVVAADNLAEWRAEQEAAGHASLAAVPAQTFAHGTGNGTVTESRLVILFRRAVYAFAAADLIETHRDITASPVGEAQAWRQALTPDDHRRNAIHAIRAILGRPRTAVELI from the coding sequence TTGAGCGGCTTCATTGCATCGCCCCCGGCGCCGGCGAGCCCGCCCGGATCGACAGTTGCAGCGGGCGATTTCTGGCCGGAGATCGACGTCAACCTGTTCCGCGACGCGATGCGGATCGGCAACCAGGCCATTCCGCATGCGCGCGTGAGCGAGGCTCTGATCGGCGGAATCGTCGTGGCGGCAGACAATCTGGCGGAATGGCGCGCAGAGCAGGAGGCGGCGGGGCATGCGAGCCTTGCAGCCGTGCCGGCGCAGACCTTCGCCCACGGCACCGGCAACGGCACGGTGACGGAAAGCCGGCTCGTCATTCTGTTTCGCCGGGCGGTTTACGCCTTCGCGGCGGCCGATCTCATCGAGACGCACCGGGACATCACGGCGTCCCCGGTGGGCGAAGCGCAGGCCTGGCGCCAGGCGCTCACGCCCGACGATCATCGTCGCAACGCCATCCATGCCATCCGCGCCATCCTTGGCCGGCCGCGCACGGCGGTGGAGCTGATCTGA
- a CDS encoding tail protein X, translating into MATMTATAQQGETLDLLAWRVLGAGAGVVEQAYELNRDLAEIGAVLPEGKSVLLPVVEPQAAGETQIIKLWD; encoded by the coding sequence ATGGCCACCATGACCGCGACGGCGCAGCAGGGCGAGACGCTCGACCTGCTGGCCTGGCGCGTCCTGGGGGCCGGCGCTGGCGTGGTCGAGCAGGCTTATGAGCTGAACCGGGATCTGGCGGAGATCGGCGCGGTGCTGCCGGAGGGGAAGAGCGTCCTGCTGCCGGTGGTCGAGCCGCAGGCGGCCGGGGAAACCCAAATAATCAAGCTCTGGGACTGA
- a CDS encoding phage tail protein, whose translation MTTPKHEHLRACLVDALPELARNPDKLSIYMTGGRLIARYGPNLGFQYDATLQIDVIGFSGQPAAFFLPLILWLRRYEPAALLNHDTAEQRLRFEIDMVDNGAVDITIGLPMSEAVDVLPQSDGSYVMKLREEPAIVDEEPLIDPPALLRRIFHEGELLVGYPLDDPAP comes from the coding sequence ATGACCACGCCGAAGCACGAACATCTCCGCGCCTGCCTCGTGGATGCCCTGCCGGAACTGGCCCGCAATCCGGACAAGCTCAGCATCTACATGACCGGCGGCCGGCTCATCGCGCGCTATGGCCCCAATCTGGGGTTTCAGTATGACGCCACGCTGCAGATCGACGTGATCGGCTTCAGCGGACAGCCCGCCGCCTTCTTCCTGCCCCTCATTCTCTGGCTGCGGAGATATGAGCCGGCCGCGCTGCTCAATCACGACACGGCCGAACAGCGCCTGCGATTCGAGATCGACATGGTCGACAATGGCGCGGTGGACATCACCATCGGTCTCCCCATGAGCGAGGCCGTGGACGTGCTGCCGCAGTCGGACGGCAGCTATGTCATGAAGTTGCGGGAAGAGCCGGCGATCGTCGATGAGGAACCGCTGATCGACCCGCCCGCGCTGCTCCGGCGCATCTTTCATGAGGGCGAGCTGCTGGTTGGTTATCCGCTCGACGATCCGGCGCCCTGA
- a CDS encoding phage virion morphogenesis protein → MVDIGADDLGELERFAGGILASMQPAERRSLFRKVARTLRTGQQKRIARQENPDGSRFAPRRRGKDPVPGGYAVKFLYPSGGSGEPRLVLMHSWVRQGALLTGYDVRAGGLRSFEWRKVVRWLPVGEGEQNKGAGRIRRPTIRQRAMFRRIRRSGVMLANASDQEAWVGFAGRVAAVARIHQLGLFDKPSANAAEIRYAMRELLGFSAQDRAMVLEATIDHILAGADDA, encoded by the coding sequence ATGGTGGATATTGGCGCTGACGATCTGGGAGAGCTGGAGCGCTTCGCCGGCGGCATATTGGCGTCCATGCAGCCGGCCGAGCGCCGCAGCCTGTTTCGCAAGGTCGCGCGCACGTTGCGGACAGGGCAGCAGAAGCGGATTGCCCGGCAGGAAAATCCGGACGGGAGCCGGTTCGCGCCCCGCAGGCGCGGCAAGGATCCTGTGCCCGGCGGCTATGCCGTGAAATTTCTCTATCCCTCGGGCGGATCTGGGGAGCCGCGCCTCGTGCTCATGCATAGCTGGGTGCGGCAGGGGGCGTTGCTGACCGGCTATGATGTCAGGGCTGGCGGCCTGCGATCGTTCGAATGGCGCAAGGTCGTTCGGTGGCTCCCGGTCGGCGAGGGCGAGCAGAACAAGGGGGCGGGCAGGATTCGCCGGCCGACCATTCGCCAGCGCGCCATGTTTCGCAGGATCCGGCGCAGCGGCGTCATGCTCGCCAATGCCAGCGATCAGGAAGCCTGGGTGGGGTTTGCCGGCCGCGTGGCGGCGGTGGCGCGCATCCACCAGCTCGGCCTGTTCGACAAGCCGTCCGCCAACGCGGCCGAAATCCGCTACGCCATGCGCGAGCTGCTGGGCTTCAGCGCGCAGGACCGGGCGATGGTCCTCGAGGCGACCATCGATCATATCCTCGCCGGGGCTGACGACGCTTGA
- a CDS encoding lysozyme, which produces MSAQSKATGGAIGSAFVALAILIASPLIERWEGTRTEPYRDVVGIWTVCTGETRVAMRRYTAAECEAMLDGTLSAEFAPAVLAAVPALRERPHQFAAAISLTYNIGPAAFARSSVARRFNAGDWKGGCDAFLMWVNAGGQRMQGLVNRREAERKLCLTNL; this is translated from the coding sequence ATGAGCGCGCAGTCCAAGGCCACCGGCGGCGCGATCGGCAGTGCCTTCGTGGCGCTGGCGATCCTGATCGCGTCCCCGCTCATCGAGCGCTGGGAAGGCACCCGCACCGAGCCCTATCGCGACGTGGTCGGCATATGGACCGTCTGCACCGGCGAAACGCGCGTGGCGATGCGCCGCTACACCGCCGCCGAATGCGAGGCGATGCTGGACGGCACGCTCTCGGCGGAATTCGCTCCGGCCGTGCTTGCCGCCGTCCCCGCCCTGCGCGAGCGGCCGCATCAGTTCGCCGCCGCGATCAGCCTCACCTACAATATCGGCCCGGCCGCCTTCGCCCGCTCGAGCGTGGCGCGACGCTTCAATGCCGGCGACTGGAAAGGCGGCTGCGACGCCTTCCTGATGTGGGTGAATGCGGGCGGCCAGCGCATGCAGGGGCTCGTCAACCGGCGGGAGGCGGAGCGCAAGCTGTGCCTCACCAATCTGTGA
- a CDS encoding baseplate assembly protein, whose amino-acid sequence MTDAATLSGIDLSRLPAPDLIEPLSYEVILAEMVARLKTFIPDFDDSLESDPVVRILQVAAYYRMLDRQRVNDAARALLVAYASGADLDHLGILFGVERLELAPADEEAGTRAVMEADDDFRRRIVLAPESFSVAGPSGAYIAHALAADGDVLDASAVSPDPAEVIVYILSRTGTGAASPALIDAVAAALSDERVRPVADRLTVSSATIVTYAITAQIKTYPGPDASVVIAQAQARAQAFAQEHKRLGRDITRSGIFAALHVAGVQNVLLTAPAADLVVSASQAPHCTAITLTSGGVDE is encoded by the coding sequence ATGACGGATGCAGCGACCCTCTCGGGCATCGATCTCTCGCGCCTTCCCGCGCCGGACCTGATCGAGCCGCTCAGCTACGAGGTGATCCTCGCCGAGATGGTCGCCCGGCTGAAGACATTCATCCCGGATTTCGATGACAGTCTGGAATCGGATCCCGTCGTGCGGATCCTGCAGGTCGCGGCTTATTATCGGATGCTGGATCGCCAGCGGGTCAACGATGCCGCCCGGGCGCTGCTGGTGGCCTATGCGAGCGGCGCGGATCTCGATCATCTGGGGATCCTGTTCGGTGTCGAGCGCCTTGAACTCGCGCCGGCCGACGAAGAGGCAGGCACGAGGGCGGTCATGGAAGCGGACGACGATTTCCGCCGCCGCATCGTGCTCGCGCCGGAGAGCTTTTCCGTTGCCGGTCCTTCCGGCGCCTACATCGCCCATGCGCTCGCTGCGGACGGGGACGTGCTGGATGCATCCGCCGTGTCGCCGGATCCGGCCGAGGTCATCGTCTATATCCTCTCGCGCACCGGCACGGGCGCGGCATCGCCGGCGCTGATCGACGCTGTCGCGGCAGCTCTGTCCGATGAGCGGGTGCGCCCGGTGGCCGACCGGCTCACGGTCTCGAGCGCGACGATCGTGACCTATGCCATCACGGCGCAGATCAAGACTTATCCGGGGCCGGACGCTTCGGTGGTCATCGCGCAGGCGCAGGCGCGCGCCCAGGCCTTCGCGCAGGAGCATAAGCGCCTGGGCAGGGACATCACGCGCTCCGGCATCTTTGCTGCGCTGCATGTGGCCGGCGTCCAGAATGTGCTGTTGACGGCGCCGGCCGCCGATCTGGTCGTCAGTGCCAGCCAGGCGCCCCATTGCACCGCGATCACACTGACCAGCGGCGGCGTGGACGAATGA
- a CDS encoding phage tail protein I yields the protein MSLLPPNASALEKGVEAALAVPDLAVPLRTLALPADCLAQLLPWLAWQLSVDDWRADWPLAVRRKVVAGAIGVHRRKGTLAAVRQAVAALGGSISIREWFETGGERGTFSLVLAMGEVAGEAPTSAFIDDAIRQVTLAKPLSRPFDFTLAVSAAGAIGVVAVARPVVCARLDMAA from the coding sequence ATGAGCCTGCTGCCGCCCAATGCGAGCGCGCTGGAAAAGGGCGTGGAGGCTGCGCTTGCCGTGCCGGACCTCGCCGTCCCGCTGCGCACGCTGGCGCTGCCGGCGGATTGCCTGGCCCAGTTGCTGCCCTGGCTCGCCTGGCAGCTCTCCGTCGATGACTGGCGCGCGGACTGGCCGCTCGCGGTTCGCCGCAAGGTGGTGGCCGGCGCGATCGGGGTCCACCGGCGCAAGGGCACGCTTGCCGCAGTCCGGCAGGCGGTGGCCGCCCTGGGCGGCAGCATCTCCATTCGGGAATGGTTCGAGACGGGCGGAGAGCGCGGCACATTCTCGCTCGTGCTGGCCATGGGCGAGGTCGCCGGCGAAGCGCCCACGTCCGCGTTCATCGACGACGCGATCCGGCAAGTGACCCTCGCCAAGCCGCTCTCGCGACCCTTCGATTTCACGCTCGCGGTGAGCGCGGCCGGCGCGATCGGCGTCGTCGCGGTCGCCCGTCCCGTCGTGTGCGCCCGGCTCGACATGGCCGCCTGA
- a CDS encoding phage baseplate assembly protein V has translation MVQDDPHGLIGDMVRLGVIDAVDLAAASCIVAVGDVRSPPLPWLELAGGFRTWVPPTVGEQVLLICPEGDIAHGVALRGLYSDAFPSPAGDATARILMPDGTTIDYDPEAHRLTISIAGGGLTIDAPEGVTIAGDVDVTGTVTASDDVVGGGISLKTHRHGNVQSGSSQTGSPV, from the coding sequence ATGGTTCAGGATGATCCCCACGGCCTCATTGGCGACATGGTGCGGCTCGGCGTCATCGATGCGGTCGATCTCGCCGCCGCGTCCTGCATCGTCGCCGTGGGGGATGTCCGCTCGCCGCCTTTGCCCTGGCTCGAGCTTGCCGGCGGTTTCCGCACATGGGTGCCGCCGACGGTGGGAGAGCAGGTCCTGCTGATCTGCCCCGAGGGCGATATCGCGCATGGCGTTGCGCTGCGCGGCCTCTATTCCGACGCCTTCCCTTCGCCGGCCGGCGATGCCACGGCCCGCATCCTGATGCCGGACGGCACCACGATCGATTATGATCCCGAAGCTCACCGGCTCACGATCAGCATTGCTGGCGGCGGCCTGACCATCGACGCGCCGGAGGGGGTGACGATCGCCGGAGACGTGGACGTCACGGGCACGGTGACCGCCAGCGACGATGTGGTCGGCGGCGGCATCAGCCTCAAGACGCACCGGCACGGCAATGTCCAGTCCGGCAGCTCGCAGACGGGATCGCCGGTATGA
- a CDS encoding GPW/gp25 family protein codes for MSGMNRLTGKRLAGVDHIAQSIADILTTPIGTRVMRRHYGSRLFELVDAPLNAVTRQLIAAASAGAIARWEPRVELSRVEVGTGDAGGSLTLRIEGLRNDLPGRPPFNLSVAL; via the coding sequence ATGAGCGGCATGAACCGCCTCACCGGCAAGCGCCTGGCGGGCGTCGACCATATCGCGCAGTCGATTGCGGATATCCTCACCACGCCGATCGGCACGCGGGTGATGCGCCGGCATTACGGCTCTCGCCTCTTCGAGCTGGTCGATGCGCCCCTCAATGCGGTCACGCGCCAACTCATCGCAGCCGCCAGCGCCGGCGCCATCGCGCGGTGGGAGCCGCGCGTCGAGCTGAGCCGCGTGGAGGTTGGCACCGGCGATGCCGGTGGCAGTCTGACGCTTCGCATCGAGGGCCTGCGGAACGATCTTCCCGGGCGCCCGCCCTTCAACCTCTCCGTCGCTCTCTAG
- a CDS encoding phage tail sheath subtilisin-like domain-containing protein, producing the protein MPIVHGIKVTEINGGARAIAAVSTAIIGLVATGTDADPQVFPIDTPALVTDVSAAIADAGVAGTLAKALIAIADQASPIVVVVRVAPGADDAATDTNVIAGANQLLLAESTLGVRPRILGAPGLDSQAVVAAMVPIAQKLRGFLYATAEGETSAEVITYRENFAARELMLIWPEFTDFSGSAVARALGLRAKIDAETGWHKTLSNVGINGVTGIATPVDFDLLGGASTAGLLNDADVTTLIRAGGYRFWGNRTCSDEPLFAFESVVRTAQVLQDEIANGLLWAIDKPITGGLVKDIVETVNARFRQLQAQGRIIGARCWFDANANPASALAAGSITIDYEYTACAPAEAIMLNQRITDKFYASIADQLG; encoded by the coding sequence ATGCCCATCGTCCATGGCATCAAGGTCACCGAAATCAACGGAGGCGCGCGTGCCATCGCGGCTGTTTCCACCGCCATCATCGGTCTTGTCGCGACCGGCACCGATGCCGATCCGCAGGTCTTTCCCATCGATACCCCGGCGCTGGTGACGGACGTGTCCGCTGCCATTGCCGATGCAGGGGTGGCAGGCACGCTCGCCAAGGCACTGATCGCCATTGCCGACCAGGCCAGTCCGATCGTGGTGGTTGTGCGCGTCGCGCCCGGTGCTGACGATGCAGCGACCGACACCAATGTCATCGCCGGCGCGAACCAGCTCCTGCTCGCGGAGAGCACGCTGGGCGTCCGCCCGCGCATCCTGGGCGCGCCCGGTCTCGATTCGCAGGCGGTGGTCGCTGCCATGGTCCCGATCGCGCAGAAGCTGCGCGGGTTCCTCTATGCGACGGCGGAAGGCGAAACATCGGCCGAGGTCATCACCTATCGTGAGAATTTCGCGGCACGCGAGCTGATGCTCATCTGGCCGGAGTTTACCGATTTCAGCGGCAGCGCGGTCGCGCGCGCGCTCGGCCTGCGGGCGAAGATCGACGCCGAAACGGGCTGGCACAAGACGCTCAGCAATGTCGGCATCAATGGCGTCACCGGCATCGCCACGCCGGTCGATTTCGATCTGCTCGGCGGCGCGTCGACGGCCGGCCTGCTCAACGATGCGGACGTGACGACGCTCATTCGGGCTGGGGGCTATCGTTTCTGGGGCAACCGGACCTGTTCCGATGAGCCGCTTTTCGCCTTCGAGAGCGTCGTGCGCACCGCCCAGGTGCTGCAGGACGAGATCGCCAATGGCCTGCTCTGGGCCATCGACAAGCCGATCACCGGCGGCCTGGTCAAGGACATCGTGGAGACGGTCAACGCGCGCTTCCGGCAGCTGCAGGCGCAGGGACGTATCATCGGCGCGCGCTGCTGGTTCGACGCGAATGCGAACCCGGCCAGCGCGCTCGCCGCCGGCAGCATCACGATCGACTATGAATATACGGCCTGCGCGCCGGCCGAAGCCATCATGCTCAACCAGCGCATCACCGACAAATTCTACGCGTCGATCGCCGACCAGCTCGGCTGA
- a CDS encoding phage major tail tube protein produces the protein MGLPPILKNMNGFLDGVSLAGAIAEVTIPTLARTFEDYRGGGMDGNIGIDMGQENIEFEWKLGGHITAGYGSYAAQTHDATMIRWVGAYQDDGTGLLKVVEIVVRGRHQEIAPGTGKAGEKSEETFKTRASFYQMSVDGAEIIYIDIPNMVCRVNGNDRMAEMRAALGI, from the coding sequence ATGGGCCTGCCCCCGATCCTCAAGAACATGAACGGCTTCCTCGACGGCGTGAGCCTGGCCGGTGCCATCGCGGAAGTCACGATTCCCACGCTCGCGCGAACCTTCGAGGATTATCGCGGCGGCGGCATGGACGGCAATATCGGCATCGATATGGGCCAGGAGAATATCGAGTTCGAATGGAAGCTCGGCGGCCACATCACGGCCGGCTATGGCAGTTATGCCGCGCAGACGCACGATGCGACGATGATCCGCTGGGTCGGCGCCTATCAGGATGATGGCACCGGCCTGCTCAAGGTGGTCGAGATCGTGGTGCGCGGCCGTCATCAGGAAATCGCGCCGGGCACCGGCAAGGCCGGGGAAAAGAGCGAAGAGACGTTCAAGACCCGCGCGAGCTTCTACCAGATGAGCGTCGACGGGGCCGAGATCATCTACATCGACATCCCCAACATGGTCTGCCGCGTGAACGGCAATGATCGCATGGCCGAGATGCGCGCCGCGCTCGGCATCTGA
- a CDS encoding phage tail assembly protein: MADQSTTPIFKEVPLETPIRRGDTTISTVKVRKPRAGELRGLTLQAIGQSDVNALLTLIPRISDPVLVDHEVAALEVEDLAAFGSAIFDFFLTAGQRQKISELLGS, translated from the coding sequence ATGGCAGACCAGAGCACCACCCCGATTTTCAAGGAAGTCCCGCTCGAAACCCCGATCCGGCGCGGCGACACCACGATCAGCACCGTGAAGGTCCGCAAGCCCCGGGCCGGCGAGCTGCGCGGCCTGACCCTGCAGGCCATCGGCCAGTCGGACGTCAATGCGCTGCTCACGCTCATTCCGCGGATCTCGGATCCTGTGCTGGTCGACCATGAAGTGGCCGCGCTTGAGGTCGAGGATCTGGCGGCGTTCGGGAGCGCGATCTTCGATTTTTTTCTGACTGCGGGGCAGCGCCAGAAGATCTCGGAACTTCTGGGGAGCTGA
- a CDS encoding GpE family phage tail protein — protein sequence MADIAAIFHWRPADMVDMPIEDLAAWRNAAVRAWNRMNAVSKPGKG from the coding sequence ATGGCGGATATCGCTGCCATCTTCCACTGGCGCCCGGCGGACATGGTGGACATGCCGATCGAGGACCTCGCCGCCTGGCGCAATGCCGCCGTGCGCGCATGGAACCGGATGAACGCTGTGTCGAAGCCGGGAAAGGGTTGA
- a CDS encoding phage tail tape measure protein, with protein sequence MSSFLRLVVSFASVDRLSGPLKGIVGLAQTGSERLAGMKREARDLDRELRGVQTELAGTSGNVTELMRREADLQDRIAKTNREMEEQVRLLKIQAQAERIRARGEALKSAGQQNMIAGAAILAPLVLAGKGAADFQTGMTDIALKAELSRDATAGMQANILAAARAAGQLPENMRAGVDVLAGFGMSPQEATRMIAPIGRVATAYRAEIDDLAAASYANFLSLSVPINDTAKALEIMAAAGNAGAFEIRDMAQYFPGLTAQAKAFGQSGLSAVADIAAAAQIVRRGTGDSASAATNLQNLLAKINTKETIDKFDKFGVDLPAALKKAYKEGKTPLEAIAEISQKALGGDMDRISFLFGDMQAQAALRALMQNMDDYRQIRSEAMASKGAVDAAFSRRSEDAAVQARALVGNLQRLAIVAGPVLLPPFVRLSEAALAITDRFANWAQANPRLVSGLLMLVGGFGLLRIGLGAAQLAIGALMGPIASLWRLWGAFRVAREAGKFAAMAGAARSAGAGILTAGQWALVAGRNFVVAAGQWTLLAGRFVLGQISGAASALVTLGRAALAMGAGFARAGLLMLANPIVLIVTAIVAAIGLAAFLIYRNWDRISQAFSTGIARVKSWFGGLPDWLRNIGSMMMAGLLAALNPVLLANRLVDIARRGITAFKNYFGIKSPSRLMMGMGGHIAGGLALGIVQGSPAAAQATQDMANRVAAVRFAPPEPPPPERVGGASIGRPAAVDPILPSSLANRSQQAAVDQLLPSSLTPRADAPAVLRRQAQDGPQPAPVLERIEREFILPPLEPFGTPAPRPGGAGEAITIRFGDIHITIMPQPGQSAAEIAAEVRRQLEAMASDAAASRRSSFEDEDA encoded by the coding sequence GTGAGCAGCTTCCTGCGCCTTGTCGTCAGCTTCGCCAGCGTGGACCGGCTGTCCGGGCCGCTCAAGGGTATTGTCGGCCTGGCGCAGACGGGCAGTGAGCGCCTGGCCGGCATGAAGCGGGAAGCGCGCGACCTCGACCGCGAGCTGCGCGGCGTCCAGACCGAGCTGGCCGGCACGAGCGGCAATGTTACCGAACTGATGCGGCGCGAGGCGGATCTGCAGGACCGCATCGCGAAGACGAACCGGGAAATGGAAGAGCAGGTCCGCTTGCTCAAGATCCAGGCGCAGGCGGAGAGGATTCGCGCGCGGGGCGAGGCGCTGAAATCGGCCGGGCAGCAGAACATGATCGCGGGCGCAGCCATCCTCGCGCCGCTGGTCCTGGCGGGGAAGGGCGCGGCCGATTTTCAGACCGGCATGACGGACATCGCGCTCAAGGCGGAGCTGTCCCGCGATGCGACGGCCGGCATGCAGGCCAATATCCTCGCAGCCGCACGCGCCGCCGGGCAATTGCCGGAGAATATGCGCGCCGGCGTAGACGTGCTGGCGGGCTTTGGCATGAGCCCGCAGGAAGCGACCCGCATGATCGCGCCCATCGGACGGGTCGCCACGGCCTATCGCGCCGAGATCGACGATCTGGCCGCGGCATCCTATGCCAATTTCCTCAGTCTCAGCGTGCCGATCAACGACACCGCCAAGGCACTCGAGATCATGGCGGCCGCCGGCAATGCCGGTGCCTTCGAGATCCGCGACATGGCGCAATATTTCCCCGGGCTGACCGCGCAGGCGAAGGCCTTCGGGCAATCCGGCCTTTCGGCCGTGGCGGACATCGCGGCGGCGGCGCAGATCGTGCGGCGCGGCACCGGCGATTCCGCCAGCGCGGCCACCAATCTCCAGAACCTGCTGGCGAAGATCAACACCAAGGAAACAATCGACAAGTTCGACAAGTTCGGCGTCGATCTGCCCGCCGCGCTGAAAAAGGCCTACAAGGAGGGCAAGACACCACTCGAGGCCATTGCCGAGATCTCGCAGAAGGCGCTCGGCGGAGACATGGACCGGATCAGCTTCCTGTTCGGCGACATGCAGGCGCAGGCCGCCCTGCGCGCGCTCATGCAGAACATGGACGATTATCGCCAGATCCGCAGCGAGGCGATGGCGAGCAAGGGGGCCGTCGACGCAGCATTCTCCCGGCGCAGCGAGGATGCCGCGGTGCAGGCCCGCGCGCTCGTCGGCAATCTCCAGCGCCTGGCGATCGTCGCCGGGCCGGTCCTGCTGCCGCCTTTCGTGCGGCTCAGCGAGGCGGCTCTGGCGATCACGGACAGGTTCGCCAACTGGGCGCAGGCAAATCCGCGCCTGGTCAGCGGCCTGCTCATGCTTGTGGGCGGGTTCGGTCTGCTGCGCATTGGCCTCGGTGCCGCGCAGCTGGCAATCGGGGCGCTCATGGGGCCCATCGCCAGCCTTTGGCGGCTCTGGGGTGCGTTCCGCGTGGCGCGGGAGGCGGGCAAGTTCGCCGCGATGGCGGGCGCCGCGCGCAGTGCCGGTGCCGGCATCCTCACGGCCGGTCAGTGGGCGCTTGTCGCCGGGCGCAATTTCGTGGTCGCGGCCGGGCAGTGGACGTTGCTCGCCGGCCGTTTCGTGCTTGGGCAGATATCCGGTGCGGCATCCGCCCTTGTCACGCTCGGCCGCGCGGCGCTGGCCATGGGGGCGGGCTTTGCGCGCGCCGGACTCCTGATGCTCGCCAATCCGATCGTCCTCATCGTGACGGCGATCGTTGCGGCAATCGGGCTTGCGGCCTTCCTCATCTATCGCAATTGGGATCGCATCTCGCAGGCCTTTTCGACCGGCATCGCGAGGGTCAAGTCCTGGTTCGGCGGCTTGCCTGACTGGCTCAGGAATATCGGCTCGATGATGATGGCCGGTCTGCTCGCGGCGCTCAATCCCGTTCTGCTGGCCAATCGCCTTGTCGACATCGCGCGGCGCGGGATCACGGCCTTCAAGAACTATTTCGGCATCAAGTCCCCCTCGCGGCTCATGATGGGCATGGGAGGACATATCGCCGGCGGGCTCGCGCTCGGCATCGTTCAGGGATCGCCGGCGGCGGCGCAGGCCACCCAGGACATGGCCAACCGGGTAGCGGCTGTGCGCTTCGCGCCGCCCGAACCCCCGCCGCCGGAGCGCGTGGGCGGGGCGAGCATCGGCCGGCCGGCAGCTGTCGATCCGATTTTGCCGTCCAGCCTGGCCAATCGCAGCCAGCAGGCGGCAGTCGACCAGCTCCTGCCATCCAGCCTCACGCCCCGCGCTGATGCACCGGCGGTTCTGCGACGGCAAGCGCAGGACGGGCCGCAGCCCGCTCCGGTCCTCGAGCGGATCGAGAGGGAGTTCATCCTTCCGCCGCTCGAACCGTTCGGCACCCCGGCACCACGACCCGGTGGCGCGGGAGAGGCGATCACGATCCGCTTCGGCGATATCCATATCACCATCATGCCGCAGCCGGGCCAGTCGGCGGCGGAGATCGCGGCGGAAGTGCGGCGGCAGCTCGAGGCGATGGCATCGGATGCAGCCGCGAGCCGGCGCTCCAGTTTCGAGGACGAAGACGCATGA
- a CDS encoding phage tail protein — MMMSLDTFIFEIGTLPYQQMEQAWKWRHARSERFGARPALQFAGPGEETMKLTGKLYPGVAGRYSSLARLREMADTGESYTLLTGRNDVLGQYVITSIGLTSEIFTVEGVARKADFTVELERAA; from the coding sequence ATGATGATGTCGCTCGACACCTTCATTTTCGAGATCGGCACCTTGCCTTACCAGCAGATGGAGCAGGCGTGGAAATGGCGCCATGCGCGCAGCGAACGCTTCGGCGCACGGCCAGCGCTCCAGTTTGCGGGGCCGGGCGAGGAAACCATGAAGCTGACCGGCAAGCTCTATCCGGGCGTCGCGGGCCGCTATTCCAGCCTCGCGCGCCTGCGGGAGATGGCCGATACCGGAGAGAGCTACACGCTGCTCACGGGCAGGAACGATGTGCTGGGGCAATATGTCATCACGTCGATCGGCCTGACGTCCGAGATCTTCACGGTCGAGGGCGTGGCGCGCAAGGCCGACTTCACGGTGGAGCTTGAGCGGGCGGCATGA